The following is a genomic window from Spirosoma foliorum.
CGCTATTTGGTGTGGTCGTGATTTTAACAACGGGTTTAGTAGCGTATACCAGTCGCAAAAAAACGTCAACGCTTCCTCACGAAGTTCGCTTTGCCACTACACAGCCTTTCTATTATGGTCTGGAAACAAGCGGCCAACCAACAGAACGAACAGCTACCTCAAAACCCGTAGTGCTGCCCATTCAGGTAATTTCGCCCCAGCATCTGGCCTGGTCTGTTAATCCTACCGGTAAACAAGCCATTGCTGACCCAAATCTGTCAACCATTTTAAATAAATTACCCCTTCTCTACCTGGAGCCTGCACTTATCGACACATCGGCTCATAAACAACGGTCAGAGACGGAGTTACAAGCCTTTTTGAGCAACCTTAAAGAAGGCCGTTATAACACCGATTTACAAAAACTGGTTGGTGCTATAAAACGGTACAAAGAGCCGGTGTTGCTCAGTTTCGCACCAGCCTTTGACGATACAACGCGGGCATGGGGCACAAAGCAGGAAAGCACGTTAGTACGCTACCGGCAAGCATGGCAGTACATGGTCAATTTTTTACAGAAACAAGAGGTAACCAATGTGATCTGGGTTTGGTGCCCTACGCAGCCGTCCACAATCGTAAACCATTATCCGGGCACCAGTTACGTAGATTGGCTTGGGCTCGAGGTCATCAACAATCCAGATCTGGACGAAGACCACCAAAACCATTCGTTCGCGGCTTTATATCAACTGGCCCACAACACGATTCGCCTGCATTTAGACTATAACATCCGCCTGAAGCCAATTCTGATTACCCATTTTGGTGATGCCCAGCCCAACCCCACCGAAAATACATGGGTACGAGATGCTCTGGCAATCATAGACGAACGTTATCCAGAAATTCGGGGGGTTGTTCTGAACCCACAGCAAGCGCGTGCCGTTCAAGACGCCTATTAGGCGTGCAAAACCCTGTTAAAATAACTTTTAACGGATGTTATGGCTGATCATTTTTTGTCATTCCGACGCAGGAGGGATCTTAAAGTATCTTTATTAGAGAACTAGGACATCTTAAGATCCCTCCTGCGTCGGAATGACAAAAAAACCATATGATTCATATTAACCTAAACGAGTTCGGTCCGGTGAACAAGAACTATTCTTGTGCACCGGACCGAACCCGTTATAAAGGCTTTATATGCCTAAGCGTTATCCAGCGCTCGCTGTAAGGCCTCAGCAAATGCTTTATCGTTTGGCGGCAAAAGCATTAACTCGTGATCGCCGGGAACATTGTGCACACGAACGCCTTTCGTCGCATATTTTTTCCATCCCAGGTACTTATTATCGTCAACAAAGTAAAGCCGTACCTGCGCTTTAAACAGATCCACGATGCCATCATAGGGCTTCATGGTATACTTCTCAAAGGCGCTTTCATGCTTTTCAATGATTTGCTCAAACAAGTCAAGACCTTCTTTCGGCTTTGGTTTTTCACGCAGACCCGTTGCTTTCAGCAATCGGTCAACCTGCCGCTCAACGTACACCTGCTGGTAGCGTAGCGTAGCGACTGGCTGACGCACCAACGAACTCGTAAACCAAATTAATTTGGGAAACTGGCGAAGAATTTTCCGTTGCAACCAGTTCATCATTGATCGGTTCGTATCCGACTCCTGAGCATTGGTATCGAACATGGCAAGCATTTTCACTTCCTTACCCATTGCCTTCAGTTGGCGGGCCATTTCGAGAGCAACATACCCCCCAAACGAATAGCCAGCAATGGCATACGGCCCCTCTGGATTTTGGTCGATTACCTCACTAACGTAAAAGGCAGCAATTTCGCCAATGTCGTCCAGCGGTTCATCGATACCATCTAACCCTCGAGCCTGCAATCCGTAGATAGGTTGCTGAGGGTCCATATAGCTCAGTAAGCTACTAAAATTCAACAGATTAAGCCCAATACCATGAATAATATAGATCGGTACTTTATTGCCTTCTGGCTGAATGGGAACCAGTGATTTCCAATTGGTTGGCTTGCCGTCGGCCTCAACTACCTGCGCCAGTTTTCGAATCGTTGGGTACGTTAATAAGGTCGATAGCGGCAGACGTTTTCCGGTCTCTTTTTCGAGTTGGATCATTACCTGCACGGCAATCATCGAGTGCCCGCCTAACTCAAAAAAGTCAGCATCTACGCCAATTTTTTCGAGGCCAAGTGCCTCCTTCCAGATCGCTGTAATCAATTTTTCGGCCTCCGTAACGGGTTCTGCTTCGCTGCCCTTAGCCGTCAACATACTGGCAGGTTTCGGTAGTGCATTACGGTCAACCTTGCCGTTCGGCGTGATAGGCAATTGTGGCAGACTGACAAAATCAGTCGGAACCATATATACCGGCAACACATCCTGCAGTTTGGTTCGCCATATGAGCACCTGGCTCATAAAGGCAGCGTTGGTCAGTGGCGGGTTGTTTACGATATACGCAATTAATCGTTGATCGCCAGCCCGTTCTTCACGAGCCACAACTACCGCTTCACTTACACCCGGCTGTGTGATTAAGGCATGTTCTATTTCGCCCAACTCAATCCGATAGCCTCTAACTTTTACCTGCTGGTCAATACGGCCCAGACAATGGATTTCGCCATCAGGCATAAACTTTCCCAAATCGCCCGTTCGGTACATCATCCGTCTGGCCGATTTCTCAAATGGATTGGGCACAAACTTATCTTTCGTCAGATCGGGTCGATTAAGATATCCCCGCGCTACGCCTTCACCCGCGAGATAAATTTCACCAATACTCCCTTCCGGCAAAGGGTTCAGATGTTCGTCGAGAATATATACCTGGGTATTGTGTATCGGTCGACCAATCGTAATGATTTCATCACTGGCTAGAATCTGCTTTCCAGTTGAATAAATCGTCGTTTCCGTCGGGCCGTACATATTCCAGAGCGTGCCACAGCGTGCGGTTAGCTTTTGCGCCAAATCCTTCGACATGGGTTCGCCACAGCACAGAATTTTTAGCGGCAACCGCTGTTCCCAACCAGCAGCCAGCATCATTTTATACGTGACCGGCGTAGCCTGAATAATGCTGACCTGGTAAGCTGGGACGGCTTCCAGCAAGGCCCGGCCATCTTTCGTCATTTCAGCATCGGCCAATACGAGGGTAGCCCCAACCAATAAAGGCAGGAACAACTCAAGGCCCGCAATATCAAACGAAACGGTCGTTACCGCCAGCAAGGCGTCCTCTTTCGTGATACCCGGCCAGGCAATCATGCTGTACAGCAGATTAACCAGATTATGGTGCTCAATCAATACACCTTTCGGCCGCCCTGTTGAACCAGATGTATAGAGGATATACGCCAGATCGCTTCCAGTAACGGGCACGTCGGGGGCTTTCTTCGAATACGTATCCAGCTTAGCCAGTACCTCTTCAATCAGAATTACGGTTGTCTGATTGGCAGTTTGGCCAGCTGCATGGTATTTTTTGGCGGTAATGAGTACACTGGCCGATGAATCGGCCAACATAAACTCAACCCGATCGTGTGGATAATCCGGATCGATTGGTACATAGGCGGCACCAGCTTTTAGAACCGCTAAGAGCGTAATTACCAGCTCCGGCGATCGATCCAGCACAACGCCCACTACAGCTTTCTGCTTCGTACCTCCCAGGCCAGTTTGCAGGATGGCGTGAGCTATCTGATTGGCCCGTTCATTTAGTTCGCGATAGGTTAAGGTTTGGCCTTTCGTAAAAACCAATGCTGTTTTATCCGGATAGGTTGCTGCTGTTTTATCGAGCAATGCCTGCAACGAACTGGTACGCGGATAATCTGCCTGCGTATTATTCCAGAGCGTTAATTTCCGAATCTGTTCAGACTGATCGGCGAGTAAAATATCTTCAATGAGTATGGACGGATTGTCGACTACTGCTTCCAGTACGTTTTCAAATTCGCCCATCATCCGGTCAATCGTACTCTCCTTGAACAGTTGCGTATTATACGCCCATTCCAGAACCAATTCAGCCGTTGCAGACGACCCGCTGATGTTAAGGAATAAATCTACGGCTCCGTATTCGCGGGGATTACTGATTAACTGATAATCAAGCCCATGAAAGTTAACCCCATCATCCAACCCCATGTCCACGTTAAAAATAACGGGGACGAGCGGTATACGAGAAGGGTCTCGGACAATGGATATTTTCTTCAGCAGACTGCCAAAAGTTAGCTGCTGATGCTCATACGCATCGAGTACATCTTCTTTACGCTGTTTTAAAAACGAAAGGAAGCTAAGCTCCGGACGGGGAAAACTTCGCAGAGGTAGTAGGTTGACGCAGTGACCAACCAGACCCAAATAACCCGTAGCCGACTGCCCTGACGTTGGGAGACCAACAACAATATCGTCCTGTCCTGTCAGTCGATGTAGAAAAACCTCGAAGCTGGCCAATAAGGTAGTCACAAAGCTACAACCCGCTTTGGCACCCATTTTTTTGACCGCCAGCCCCAGTTTACCACTCATTGGATAATCTCGACGGGCAATCTTATAGGTACGTAACGTAGGTCGGGCAAAGTCAGTCGGCAAATCCAGTACGGGCACCGATTCTTTGTACTGGTTGACCCAAAATTTCTCTACCTGCTGATACGTTCCACTTGCTAAAAATTGAAGCTGATCGGCTGCATACTGACTATAGGCGGGAGCTTCCTGCAACGCTGGCGACTTATGCTGCGTATAGGCAGAATATAGCTCGCTCAAGTCCTGGAGCATAATGCCCAGCGACCAACCATCACACACGATATGATGGGCTGTAATCGTGAAATGATGCGCGGTATCGGACAGTTTAATCAGGCCAACTTTTGCCAAAGGACCATTGAGGAGGTCGAACAGATACAAGGCATCCTGCCTTACATATTCCTCAATGATTTGCTCCTGTTCGGCAGGCGTTTTGTCGGAACAATCCTGATAAACCAGATCAATAAAAAGCTGGTCGAATACACAGATTTGCCTCCCATCGGCACTGAAAGCCGAATGTAGCGACTCGTGACGTTGTACTAATGCGTGCCAGGCTTGCTCCAGCGCCGGTTTATCCAGCAAGCCATTAAATCGCAATGAAACCGACTCATTAAATGATCGGCTGGCATCAGCGCCACCTAATTGGCAGGTTGCCCAGATTTCCGTTTGGGGTTCGGTAGCCGGGGCCAGTCGCACAATAGCTGGCCCATCAAACGGATCAAAGTCAACAGCAATCAGATTTACGTTTGTAATGCTTTCCGCCATCCTAGTCAATTTAATTCAACCTGGAGGTATTTTCCGGGCTGATCTGGATTTGGGACAAACCAAGCGGGATTCCCTTCCCGATCCCGGCCCAATCGGGCACCAGGAGCAGGTGGGGTATCCTTAGCCAAACTTGCACCAACTTGTCCAGTACTGGTTATTGGATTTGAATCTTTTTTGAAAAAACCGGCATCTATCAGTTCCCGAACGCTTTCGGTAAACCGGCGAATTATTATCTCTAATTCCTGATCAGTATGGGCTTCTGTCAGGAAGCACGGAAATCCATCCCAAATATGAATTCCCTTTTCACGCATTAAAGTAAACAACAACTCCCCATATACTATATCTTCCTTAAACTTTATTTTCCAAAGTGAGCCGAAATGAACTACATTAATAGGTAGCGTATACTCTTTTAGTACCGCGTTAAGACCATCGGCGAGTCGCTGCGTCTTTTGGGTTAACGCTTGTTGCAAACCAGGTCCAACTTCCTTCATATGAGTTAAGGACGCTTTGGCAGCAGCTAACACCAATGGATGCCGAACAAATGTTCCGGCAAAGTAAGTCACACCCACTTCAGGTACCGAGTGATCGCCATATTGCCAGAACCCGCCATCAAGCGCGTCCATAAATTCCCGTTTACCTGCAATGACACCAATGGGCAAGCCGGCCCCAACCACTTTGCCGTAGGAACCTAAATCTGCTTTAATTCCAAACAGTGCCTGAGCCCCACCCGGATGCGTCCGGAATCCAGTAATTACTTCATCAAAGATTAGCGCGGTACCTGACTTTTCGGTGATGGCCCGCACTGCCTTCAGAAACTCAATAGGAACAAATTCAGGCCGGCGGCTTTGCACGGGTTCTACCAGAACAGCTGCTAATTCATGTGCCCGTTCCCGGATGATCTGAAGACTTTCTTCCGTCCCATAGTCCAAAATCAGCATGTTCTGGACTGCTTCGGGCATAATACCCGGTGCCGCCGGAAATGACTTCAGTTTTTTAGTTCCGCGTACAAGTACTTCGTCGACAATGCCGTGGTAGGAACCCGAAAAGGCAACAATTAATGATCGACCTGTAACGGTTCGGGCAATTCGCATGGCACCTAATACAGCTTCGGAACCAGTGTTGCATAAAGCCGACCGATCAGTAGCAGTAAGCTCGCAAATCAACTGGCAAACTTCACCAGCGAGTTCATGTTGCGGCCCCACCTCGAAGCCAAGCTCAATTTGTTCATGTAGTGCTTCCTTGACCCAATCGGGTTGATAGCCAAACATATTTGAGCCAAAGCCATTCAGCGCATCAATGTATTCGTTGCCATCAATATCCCAGAGTCGGCTGCCTTTTGAACGATTGACAACCAACGGGTAGACAATTTCTTTCGTTAGTGGCCGGAAACCCGAAACCACCCGAGGATCGGCCATTTGAGCCCGATGCTCCTGTGCGTATGCTTTACTCTTGCCTGTTTTCTGGATGTACCGTTCTGTAAATTGTTGTAAGAAGTCCTGCTGTTTGGTACTTAATTCCGAAGCCTGTCGATCGATGCGGGCCGTGGCACCAAACGGCTTTTTCAGCTCAACCTTTTCTTCAGGAGTCAGGTCAGGGGTCGAGTCGGGTTTATGATGGCCATTCGAACTCCCATTGGTAGCACCATTAGCAGGTGTCAGGATTGACTTTATAGTAGCGGGGGCTACAGAAGGGGCAACGGGAACTGCCACGCTGCCACCCTGGAGTAATTCAAGCTGTTTCGCCAATAATTGTAATTGCTGCGCGATCAGATCCAGGGCAGGATTGTGCGGAGCTGGGTTCTGTACATATTGAACAGCAACAGGTTGGCTCACCGCCGTTGGAATTGGCGCTGATACGGGAGCTGGTGGTTGAACCTCAGCAGGCAAAGCCTGATCGAGGTAGTTGGCCAGTTGTTCGGGCGATGTATATTCACTAGTTAATTGCCTGAACGTAATTGGCAGGCCAAATTCTTTTTTGAGCGTCAAGGCTACTTGTGTCAGTAGCAATGAATCGAAGCCAATCTCCAGGAAGCTTGTATCAGGTGCGACACTATCCATTTCAATACCGGATGCGTCTTCGAGGAGTTGGTTGATTTTGTTGAGTAGGGTATTTTTTCTCATAGTAACCGCTGGAGCTTGCGTTTCTGGTGGGTTAGGTATTGATAACGATTGATTAGAGGAAGCAAAATGCGTACTTTCCAACGGGTTGGTTGGTTTAACGACTGGGTCGACCCAGCAGCGTTTTCGGTTAAATGCATAGGTCGGTAATACGACGCGGCTGCGTTGCTGCCCAGCATAAAAAGCCTTCCAGTCAGGTGTAAGCCCAGCCACATATAGTTGACCTAAGGTCGTTAAAACAGCCTGACAGGTTTTAGTCCAATCAGGTTGATTCGCTAAACCAGCCAAAACTGTTACTGGCTTTTTAGCTGCCTGCTGACGAGCCAACGTGGCCGTTACGTGACCTGGCCCAACCTCTAAAAAGAGTGGGTTATCGAACGTAAGGAGCGTATTGAGGGCATCCGCAAAACGTACGGTAGTCCGAAGATGGGTTGCCCAATAAGTAGGATCGGTCGCTTGTGCATCAGTCAACCAAGTACCACTCACGGTCGAGACGACTGGCTTTTGCGGACGATTTAGCGAAACACCTGCTACAATCGCCTTAAACTCATCCACAATTGGGTCCATCATGGCGGAGTGAAAAGCGTGACTCGTTAACAGCGGTTGATTAGGAATTTCCCGTTCGTCGAGCAATCTCGCAAAATCGGCAATATCTTCATCGGGACCAGCCACAACACAGAGTGTATAGCTATTAATGGCGGCCATCGAGATTGTTGGCGGCATGATTGCCAGTACTGCATCCGCTGCCAGTCGAACAGAAAGCATACTGCCCCTTGGCAATTCGCTCACCATCCGTCCACGAGCAGCAATTAAGGTTACCGCATCCGAAAGCGAGAACACACCCGCCAGATGAGCCGCAACGAATTCGCCAATACTATGCCCACAAAAAACAGAGGGTTCTATTCCCCAGCTCATCCATAACTGAGCCAAAGCATATTCTGTAACAAAGAGCGCGGGTTGGGTATAGCGCGTATTTTTCAACCGCTGTTCAGCCTCCGAACTCAGACTTTCGGGGTACATCACCTCACGAATGTCCGTCTCCAGATATGGGTTCAGCAAGGCCGCACAACTGTCTACAGCCTGTCGGAATACAGCCTCGTTTTCGTACAAATCCCGGCCCATGTTCAGGTATTGCGCTCCTTGGCCCGGAAATAGGAAAACAACTTCATCGGGACGTTCAGTCGTTGCTTTTATTCCCGATGATTTCGAACGGTCTACTAATTTATCCCGCAATTCAGTTGGTGTAGAGGCTACTACAAACCGACGATGCTTAAAATCAGCACGTGTTGTTTGCAAGGTAAACGCTACATCTGTCAGATTCAGAGTCGGTTGCTGATCGAGTTCAGTGACAAGGTTTTGCGCGTAGGCATCTAAACTGGCGGGTGTTTTTGCCGACCAGCTAATTAGCTGAGCAGGCCGACCGCTATCCGACACAGGAGCTTCCTGTTGAAACTCTTCCAGTACTACATGCACGTTTGTTCCCCCAACACCAAACGAGCTCACACCTGCCCGGCGTGGATTCGCATCGGCTCCATTAATTTCCCAATTAGCAAGTTTGGTATTGACAAAAAATGGGCTGTTTTCGAAATCTATGGCGGGGTTAGGTGCGTCGTAATTAATGGACGGCGGGAGTTGCTTATGATATAAAGCCAGGGTCGTTTTAATCAGCCCGGCCACGCCTGCCGCCTGAGTTAAATGGCCCATATTACTTTTGATGGACCCAATGGCACAGTATTGCTTTTCAGCCTGTTCACCAAATGCCTGTATCAACCCATCAATTTCAATCGGATCACCTAGCGGAGTGGCTGTTCCGTGGGCTTCGACATAACTGATGGTGGCAGGATCAATATGAGCATCAGCAATAGCCATAGCGATAGCACCTGCCTGCCCTTCGGCGCTTGGCGCGGTAAAGCTGCCTTTGCCTCCGCCATCATTATTAACTCCTACTCCTTTAATAACCGCATAAATTGTATCGCCGTCACGCAACGCAGCGTCTACATTTTTCAACAAAACAACCCCTGCTCCATCGCTAAACACAGTTCCCTGGGCGTCCGCATCAAACGAACGACAATGGCCATCCCGGCTTAGCATTGCGCCTTCCTGATACAAATGCCCACTGTTAAGCGGGGTGGTGATACTAGCCCCACCAGCCAATGCCAACTCACATTGCCCGTTTCGAATGCTCTGAACTGCCTGCGAAATAGCCAGTAACGATGTCGAGCAAGCCGAATATACGCTGACGGCTGGGCCTTTCAGGTCTAACTGATAGGCTGTTCGGGAAGCGATATAATCTTTTTCGTTCAGGGTCATCACCTGAAACGCGCCCACCTGGTCAACCAGGTTTTGATGACCAAGTACATTGTTCAGGTAATACGTATTGTTTCCGCAACCAGCAAATACCCCCACACGACCATCGAAATGCTGGGGCAGATAGCCTGTTTGTTCGAGCGTTTCCCAAGCTATCTCCAAAAAGATACGCTGCTGGGGGTCCATGAGCTGAGCCACATTGGGCGTCAGTCCAAAAAACTGGGCATCAAACTGGTCGGCCTGATCAATGACTCCTCTTGCTTTTACGTAAAGTGGATCATTTTTAAGGCCAGCAGGTATACTGGCATCTAGCTCACTATCAGTAAAAAAGCGGGTGGTTTCCTTACCTTGCTTCAGCAGCTCCCAAAGAGCCTCAATCGTATTTGCTCCGGGGAAACGACCTGCCATGCCAATGACTGCCACATCGTCTCGTTGATTAGCCGACGAGTCTCTGTTAGCTTTTGAGACATCCTTCGTCAGTCGATTGGGTTGTTCTGTTTTTTGCGGCTGTAAGTAAGTAACAATGCCGGCAATCGTTGGATATTGGTATAGTTTGGTAACGGGTAACGTTTGTTGCTGCTGTTTTAACTGGGCAACGGTTTTCTGAGCTAGCAGCGAATTTCCGCCAAGCTCAAAGAAATTATCATCCAGACCAACTTTATCGATTTGAAGCAACTCAGCCCACAACCCTGCGATTTTCCGTTCCAGGTCGGTTCGGGGCTTTTGGTAGGGCACTGCCAGATCTGGTCGCTTTTGTTCGGGCCCTGGTAGCTGCTTCTTATCGACCTTGCCACTGCTGGTTTTAGGAAGCTCATCTAACCAAACAAACGCAGAGGGCATCATGTAGTCGGGCAGTTGCTGTTCCAATTGAGTTCGAATACTCGCTTTGGATACTTGGGCATCAATGGCTACCAGATAAGCCACTAAGCGTTTCTGTCCGTCATTTCCTTCACGAGCAACAACTACAGCCTGTTTAACAC
Proteins encoded in this region:
- a CDS encoding non-ribosomal peptide synthetase, whose protein sequence is MAESITNVNLIAVDFDPFDGPAIVRLAPATEPQTEIWATCQLGGADASRSFNESVSLRFNGLLDKPALEQAWHALVQRHESLHSAFSADGRQICVFDQLFIDLVYQDCSDKTPAEQEQIIEEYVRQDALYLFDLLNGPLAKVGLIKLSDTAHHFTITAHHIVCDGWSLGIMLQDLSELYSAYTQHKSPALQEAPAYSQYAADQLQFLASGTYQQVEKFWVNQYKESVPVLDLPTDFARPTLRTYKIARRDYPMSGKLGLAVKKMGAKAGCSFVTTLLASFEVFLHRLTGQDDIVVGLPTSGQSATGYLGLVGHCVNLLPLRSFPRPELSFLSFLKQRKEDVLDAYEHQQLTFGSLLKKISIVRDPSRIPLVPVIFNVDMGLDDGVNFHGLDYQLISNPREYGAVDLFLNISGSSATAELVLEWAYNTQLFKESTIDRMMGEFENVLEAVVDNPSILIEDILLADQSEQIRKLTLWNNTQADYPRTSSLQALLDKTAATYPDKTALVFTKGQTLTYRELNERANQIAHAILQTGLGGTKQKAVVGVVLDRSPELVITLLAVLKAGAAYVPIDPDYPHDRVEFMLADSSASVLITAKKYHAAGQTANQTTVILIEEVLAKLDTYSKKAPDVPVTGSDLAYILYTSGSTGRPKGVLIEHHNLVNLLYSMIAWPGITKEDALLAVTTVSFDIAGLELFLPLLVGATLVLADAEMTKDGRALLEAVPAYQVSIIQATPVTYKMMLAAGWEQRLPLKILCCGEPMSKDLAQKLTARCGTLWNMYGPTETTIYSTGKQILASDEIITIGRPIHNTQVYILDEHLNPLPEGSIGEIYLAGEGVARGYLNRPDLTKDKFVPNPFEKSARRMMYRTGDLGKFMPDGEIHCLGRIDQQVKVRGYRIELGEIEHALITQPGVSEAVVVAREERAGDQRLIAYIVNNPPLTNAAFMSQVLIWRTKLQDVLPVYMVPTDFVSLPQLPITPNGKVDRNALPKPASMLTAKGSEAEPVTEAEKLITAIWKEALGLEKIGVDADFFELGGHSMIAVQVMIQLEKETGKRLPLSTLLTYPTIRKLAQVVEADGKPTNWKSLVPIQPEGNKVPIYIIHGIGLNLLNFSSLLSYMDPQQPIYGLQARGLDGIDEPLDDIGEIAAFYVSEVIDQNPEGPYAIAGYSFGGYVALEMARQLKAMGKEVKMLAMFDTNAQESDTNRSMMNWLQRKILRQFPKLIWFTSSLVRQPVATLRYQQVYVERQVDRLLKATGLREKPKPKEGLDLFEQIIEKHESAFEKYTMKPYDGIVDLFKAQVRLYFVDDNKYLGWKKYATKGVRVHNVPGDHELMLLPPNDKAFAEALQRALDNA
- a CDS encoding polyketide synthase, which codes for MGVYEDISRGILSPQFVHQLVEQVVLDNPEHLALVFKDSELTYRQLNDRADALAQAILDTDPEAEHIGVSTTRNLEMIVSVLAILKSGKAYLPLDPAYPEHRLQQIKADSGLQTCLTTAQDEPLFSQLGFQVILSDRAYAQPKQVVSPQASMAYVLYTSGSTGKPKGVCMGHSPLMNLLQWQSKQSTAGLGTRTLQLAPLSFDVSFQEIFATLSTGGTLILIDETLRLDLNALLRFIDEQAINRLFLPFVALQYLAEAAVSTQLFPAQLREIMTAGEQLKITPQVAQFFAALPDCVLFNQYGPTECHVITQLALTGDSANWPPLPTIGQVIDNVSVFVVDDSLTILPDGDVGELCFGGACLAEGYLNQPALTSEKFIELSTPQQEKMRIYRTGDLGRLLPDGTIEFLGRRDDQVKIRGHRVELGEVEVIINQLTGVKQAVVVAREGNDGQKRLVAYLVAIDAQVSKASIRTQLEQQLPDYMMPSAFVWLDELPKTSSGKVDKKQLPGPEQKRPDLAVPYQKPRTDLERKIAGLWAELLQIDKVGLDDNFFELGGNSLLAQKTVAQLKQQQQTLPVTKLYQYPTIAGIVTYLQPQKTEQPNRLTKDVSKANRDSSANQRDDVAVIGMAGRFPGANTIEALWELLKQGKETTRFFTDSELDASIPAGLKNDPLYVKARGVIDQADQFDAQFFGLTPNVAQLMDPQQRIFLEIAWETLEQTGYLPQHFDGRVGVFAGCGNNTYYLNNVLGHQNLVDQVGAFQVMTLNEKDYIASRTAYQLDLKGPAVSVYSACSTSLLAISQAVQSIRNGQCELALAGGASITTPLNSGHLYQEGAMLSRDGHCRSFDADAQGTVFSDGAGVVLLKNVDAALRDGDTIYAVIKGVGVNNDGGGKGSFTAPSAEGQAGAIAMAIADAHIDPATISYVEAHGTATPLGDPIEIDGLIQAFGEQAEKQYCAIGSIKSNMGHLTQAAGVAGLIKTTLALYHKQLPPSINYDAPNPAIDFENSPFFVNTKLANWEINGADANPRRAGVSSFGVGGTNVHVVLEEFQQEAPVSDSGRPAQLISWSAKTPASLDAYAQNLVTELDQQPTLNLTDVAFTLQTTRADFKHRRFVVASTPTELRDKLVDRSKSSGIKATTERPDEVVFLFPGQGAQYLNMGRDLYENEAVFRQAVDSCAALLNPYLETDIREVMYPESLSSEAEQRLKNTRYTQPALFVTEYALAQLWMSWGIEPSVFCGHSIGEFVAAHLAGVFSLSDAVTLIAARGRMVSELPRGSMLSVRLAADAVLAIMPPTISMAAINSYTLCVVAGPDEDIADFARLLDEREIPNQPLLTSHAFHSAMMDPIVDEFKAIVAGVSLNRPQKPVVSTVSGTWLTDAQATDPTYWATHLRTTVRFADALNTLLTFDNPLFLEVGPGHVTATLARQQAAKKPVTVLAGLANQPDWTKTCQAVLTTLGQLYVAGLTPDWKAFYAGQQRSRVVLPTYAFNRKRCWVDPVVKPTNPLESTHFASSNQSLSIPNPPETQAPAVTMRKNTLLNKINQLLEDASGIEMDSVAPDTSFLEIGFDSLLLTQVALTLKKEFGLPITFRQLTSEYTSPEQLANYLDQALPAEVQPPAPVSAPIPTAVSQPVAVQYVQNPAPHNPALDLIAQQLQLLAKQLELLQGGSVAVPVAPSVAPATIKSILTPANGATNGSSNGHHKPDSTPDLTPEEKVELKKPFGATARIDRQASELSTKQQDFLQQFTERYIQKTGKSKAYAQEHRAQMADPRVVSGFRPLTKEIVYPLVVNRSKGSRLWDIDGNEYIDALNGFGSNMFGYQPDWVKEALHEQIELGFEVGPQHELAGEVCQLICELTATDRSALCNTGSEAVLGAMRIARTVTGRSLIVAFSGSYHGIVDEVLVRGTKKLKSFPAAPGIMPEAVQNMLILDYGTEESLQIIRERAHELAAVLVEPVQSRRPEFVPIEFLKAVRAITEKSGTALIFDEVITGFRTHPGGAQALFGIKADLGSYGKVVGAGLPIGVIAGKREFMDALDGGFWQYGDHSVPEVGVTYFAGTFVRHPLVLAAAKASLTHMKEVGPGLQQALTQKTQRLADGLNAVLKEYTLPINVVHFGSLWKIKFKEDIVYGELLFTLMREKGIHIWDGFPCFLTEAHTDQELEIIIRRFTESVRELIDAGFFKKDSNPITSTGQVGASLAKDTPPAPGARLGRDREGNPAWFVPNPDQPGKYLQVELN